The following are encoded together in the Nocardia sp. XZ_19_385 genome:
- a CDS encoding iron ABC transporter permease produces the protein MLLPLAALPAMCVALLPVVYTVLRATDRGWGPVWRYTWSDRTAELASNTLTLVAAVTLSAVLLGTALAYLLVRTDLPFRRILLPALVIPLAIPSYVSAFSWLTHFPGLAGFTGSWLVLTTSNTPLVLLPVYAALRGADSAPEEVARSLGAGPVRAFCSATLPQIRLPLLAGALLGALYVLHDYGAVAMMRYETFTKGIHYAYNASFDRTAASVISLVLVALALLFALGETAARGRVTPRIGAGSPRPATPVRLGPARAPALLLCAGVVAVSVLMPLGGLLPWLIGRGTGRLDLGELVAALGNTVSFAGWGAVGAMLLALPVGILAARSRGPLARGVELAAYAGYAVPAISVGLALVYFGINAAPSWYGRGQMVVLAYIALFLPIAIGAVRASVAAAPPQYEEVARALGSTGFGALARVTVPLSAPGILAGAALVFVSCAKELPATLILQPPGRNTLALELWRHAEVINYTQAAWYALALVVLSVLPTVVLQRLAQGRRGSLAAVAEDTESMKVVVRQ, from the coding sequence GTGCTGTTGCCCCTGGCCGCCCTGCCCGCGATGTGCGTGGCGCTGCTACCCGTGGTCTACACGGTGTTGCGCGCCACCGATCGCGGGTGGGGGCCGGTCTGGCGCTACACCTGGTCCGACCGCACCGCCGAACTGGCGTCGAACACCCTCACGCTGGTGGCCGCGGTCACGCTGAGCGCCGTGCTGCTGGGTACCGCGCTGGCTTACCTGCTGGTCCGCACCGATCTGCCGTTCCGGCGAATCCTGCTGCCCGCCTTGGTGATCCCGCTGGCCATTCCGTCTTATGTGTCGGCGTTCTCCTGGCTCACCCACTTCCCCGGCCTGGCCGGCTTCACCGGCTCGTGGCTTGTATTGACCACCAGCAACACGCCATTGGTGCTGCTGCCGGTCTACGCGGCGCTGCGCGGCGCCGATTCGGCGCCGGAGGAGGTCGCCCGGTCGCTGGGCGCGGGCCCGGTCCGTGCGTTCTGCTCCGCCACGCTGCCCCAGATTCGACTGCCTCTGCTGGCGGGCGCTCTGCTCGGGGCGTTGTACGTGCTGCACGACTACGGCGCGGTGGCCATGATGCGCTACGAAACCTTCACCAAGGGCATCCATTACGCCTACAACGCCAGTTTCGATCGCACCGCCGCCAGCGTGATCAGTCTCGTATTGGTCGCTCTGGCACTGCTTTTCGCCCTCGGCGAGACCGCTGCCCGCGGCCGGGTCACGCCCCGGATCGGCGCGGGCAGCCCGCGCCCGGCGACCCCGGTGCGGCTGGGCCCGGCCCGGGCGCCGGCGCTGCTGTTGTGCGCGGGCGTCGTCGCCGTATCGGTGTTGATGCCGCTCGGCGGGTTGCTGCCCTGGCTCATCGGGCGCGGCACGGGCCGCCTCGATCTCGGGGAACTCGTTGCGGCCCTGGGCAATACGGTGTCCTTCGCGGGGTGGGGTGCGGTCGGCGCGATGCTGCTGGCACTGCCGGTCGGCATCCTCGCCGCACGCTCGCGCGGTCCGCTGGCCCGCGGCGTGGAATTGGCCGCCTACGCGGGATACGCGGTGCCCGCCATCTCGGTGGGCCTGGCGCTGGTGTACTTCGGCATCAACGCCGCACCGTCCTGGTATGGGCGCGGGCAGATGGTAGTGCTCGCCTATATCGCCTTGTTCCTGCCGATTGCCATCGGCGCCGTACGGGCCTCGGTGGCCGCCGCGCCGCCGCAGTACGAGGAGGTGGCCAGGGCGCTGGGCAGCACCGGGTTCGGGGCGCTGGCGCGGGTGACGGTGCCGCTGTCGGCGCCCGGCATCCTGGCCGGGGCCGCGCTCGTCTTCGTCAGTTGCGCAAAGGAATTGCCCGCGACGCTGATCCTGCAGCCGCCCGGCCGCAACACCCTCGCCTTGGAGCTGTGGCGGCACGCCGAGGTCATCAACTACACGCAGGCCGCGTGGTACGCGCTGGCCCTGGTGGTGCTGTCGGTGCTGCCCACAGTGGTGCTGCAAAGGCTCGCGCAGGGTCGTCGGGGCAGCCTCGCCGCGGTGGCCGAGGACACCGAATCGATGAAAGTGGTTGTGCGCCAATGA
- a CDS encoding ABC transporter ATP-binding protein, which produces MSELQIRGVDAGYGGDRVLSGVDLCVPAGSLTAVLGPSGCGKTTLLRTVAGFLRPTSGEISVGGRVVATATSALPPERRKVTIVPQEAALFPHLSVAANIGYGLRGWGAAARRGRRRRVAELLEVVGLAGYADRRPNQLSGGQQQRVALARALAPGPEAVLLDEPFSALDAGLRGQVRDQVREILTELGATAVLVTHDQDEALSLADQVAVLREGRVAQVGPPEEIYRKPVDIALARFLGEAVLLPATAVGTEADTPLGRLPLTGKASGAGSLLLRPEQLRLVPAAASPSAATVQRISFHGHDAVVLLRSRTGADLLARVPAPLLVRPGDEVGLEVTGRAVFYPEP; this is translated from the coding sequence ATGAGTGAGTTGCAGATCCGCGGCGTTGACGCGGGGTACGGGGGTGACCGGGTCCTGAGCGGGGTCGATCTGTGTGTGCCCGCGGGCAGCCTCACCGCGGTGCTCGGTCCTTCCGGCTGCGGCAAGACCACGCTGTTGCGCACCGTGGCCGGATTTCTGCGTCCCACGTCGGGCGAGATCAGCGTGGGCGGACGGGTGGTCGCCACCGCCACCTCCGCGCTGCCGCCCGAACGCCGGAAGGTGACCATCGTCCCGCAGGAGGCGGCGCTGTTCCCGCACCTGTCGGTTGCCGCGAACATCGGCTACGGGCTGCGTGGCTGGGGTGCCGCGGCCCGGCGCGGCCGGCGGCGGCGGGTGGCGGAATTACTGGAGGTCGTCGGGCTGGCCGGTTACGCCGACCGGCGCCCGAATCAGCTGTCGGGCGGTCAGCAGCAGCGGGTGGCACTGGCCCGGGCCCTCGCCCCCGGACCGGAGGCCGTGCTGCTCGACGAACCGTTCTCCGCTCTCGACGCGGGCCTGCGCGGCCAGGTGCGCGATCAGGTGCGCGAGATCCTTACCGAACTCGGGGCCACGGCGGTTCTGGTCACCCACGATCAGGACGAAGCGTTGTCGCTGGCCGATCAGGTCGCGGTGCTACGGGAAGGGCGTGTGGCGCAGGTCGGCCCGCCGGAGGAGATCTACCGCAAACCGGTCGACATCGCGCTGGCCCGATTCCTCGGAGAGGCCGTGCTGCTGCCCGCCACCGCCGTCGGCACCGAGGCCGACACCCCGCTGGGCCGCCTGCCGCTGACCGGCAAGGCCAGCGGCGCGGGATCGCTGCTCCTCCGTCCCGAACAGCTGCGCCTGGTACCGGCGGCCGCCTCTCCGAGCGCGGCCACCGTCCAGCGGATCAGCTTCCACGGGCACGACGCGGTAGTCCTGCTGCGTTCCCGCACGGGCGCCGACCTGCTGGCCCGGGTGCCGGCGCCCCTGCTCGTGCGGCCAGGAGACGAGGTCGGTTTGGAGGTGACGGGCCGGGCCGTTTTCTACCCGGAACCCTGA
- a CDS encoding cytochrome P450, with translation MTTVTEPILDFPFDSRGDRIPGEVAELRANRPVCKVRTIAGAEAWLVSSHALCKKVLEDERFSLKDTSAPGAPRQYALTIPPEVVNNMGNITGAGLRKAVLKALNPKSPGLEQFMRKSATELVDAMIAAGPTADLRNDFADPYSAAMHCHILGIPPDDAPKLMRSLHIAFMNSAGPIPAAVLNWDRDIAYMIERLDDPATTGLMADLAALRGNPEYAHLTDEMLATVGVTMFGAGVISTGGFLTMALLSLIQHKELKERLAREPALIPAGVEELLRINLSIGDGLPRLALEDVELGDVLVRKGELVLVLVEGANFDADAFDRPEEIQLNRPNANAHLSFGGGRHYCPATALGRRHAQIGIEVLLERLPGFDLGVPMDQLVWRTRFMKRIPERLPILW, from the coding sequence ATGACGACAGTTACTGAACCAATTCTCGATTTCCCGTTCGATTCCCGCGGCGACCGCATCCCCGGCGAGGTGGCCGAACTGCGCGCCAACCGGCCGGTGTGCAAGGTGCGCACCATCGCCGGCGCCGAAGCGTGGCTGGTGTCCTCGCATGCCCTGTGCAAGAAGGTGCTGGAAGATGAGCGGTTCTCGCTGAAGGACACCTCGGCGCCGGGCGCACCGCGACAGTACGCGCTGACCATCCCGCCGGAGGTGGTCAACAACATGGGCAACATCACCGGGGCGGGCCTGCGCAAGGCGGTATTGAAGGCGCTAAACCCGAAATCGCCTGGGCTGGAACAGTTCATGCGAAAGTCCGCGACCGAGTTGGTGGACGCCATGATCGCCGCGGGGCCGACGGCGGACCTGCGCAACGATTTCGCCGACCCGTATTCGGCCGCGATGCACTGCCACATCCTGGGCATCCCGCCGGACGACGCGCCGAAGTTGATGCGCAGCCTGCATATCGCGTTCATGAATTCCGCCGGGCCGATCCCGGCCGCCGTCCTCAACTGGGACCGCGACATCGCCTACATGATCGAGCGCCTCGACGACCCGGCCACCACCGGACTCATGGCCGACCTCGCCGCTTTGCGCGGCAACCCGGAGTACGCCCATCTGACCGACGAAATGCTGGCCACGGTCGGAGTGACCATGTTCGGCGCCGGAGTGATCTCCACCGGCGGCTTCCTCACCATGGCCCTGCTGTCCCTCATCCAGCACAAGGAGCTGAAGGAGCGGCTGGCCCGGGAACCGGCGCTGATCCCAGCCGGAGTCGAGGAATTGCTGCGGATCAACCTGTCCATCGGCGACGGCCTGCCGCGACTCGCGCTCGAAGATGTCGAACTCGGCGATGTGCTGGTGCGCAAGGGCGAGCTGGTGCTGGTCCTGGTGGAGGGCGCCAATTTCGACGCCGACGCATTCGACCGGCCCGAAGAAATCCAGCTGAACCGTCCGAATGCCAACGCGCACCTGTCATTCGGAGGTGGCCGCCACTACTGCCCGGCAACTGCCTTGGGGCGGCGGCATGCCCAAATCGGGATCGAGGTGCTGTTGGAGCGGCTGCCCGGGTTCGATCTCGGGGTGCCGATGGATCAACTCGTGTGGCGCACCCGGTTCATGAAGCGGATCCCGGAAAGGTTGCCCATCCTCTGGTGA